The following proteins come from a genomic window of Drosophila sulfurigaster albostrigata strain 15112-1811.04 chromosome X, ASM2355843v2, whole genome shotgun sequence:
- the LOC133847749 gene encoding histone H3.3A-like, with protein MARTKQTARKSTGGKAPRKQLATKAARKSAPSSGGVKKPHRYRPGTVALREIRRYQKSTELLIRKLPFQRLVREIAQDFKTDLRFQSAAIGALQEASEAYLVGLFEDTNLCAIHAKRVTIMPKDIQLARRIRGERA; from the exons ATGGCTCGTACCAAGCAGACTGCTCGTAAATCCACTGGAGGCAAAGCTCCTCGCAAGCAGCTGGCTACCAAGGCTGCCCGTAAGTCGGCGCCATCTAGCGGTGGAGTTAAGAAGCCCCATCGTTATCGTCCTGGTACCGTCGCTCTTCGTGAGATCCGTCGTTACCAGAAGTCCACTGAGTTGCTCATCCGCAAGCTGCCCTTCCAGCGTTTGGTGCGTGAAATCGCCCAGGATTTCAAGACCGATTTGCGTTTCCAGTCGGCTGCCATTGGCGCCCTGCAG GAAGCATCTGAGGCCTATTTGGTTGGCTTGTTTGAGGACACCAACTTGTGCGCTATTCACGCCAAGCGTGTGACCATTATGCCCAAGGATATTCAGTTGGCGCGTCGCATTCGTGGCGAGCGTGCTTAA
- the LOC133847340 gene encoding protein-lysine N-methyltransferase EEF2KMT, with protein MEDSNKFAKLHQQFLCCYPINKMAWSTLKLPMELEEQRALIAATCGHELNQFFPVRRSYQEAFVKRLLQLLKDHEDLHDDIFDSMCGQLAKASLDDAVSDGTSSSTTTSSYAYKHYVLQPGQHITLRESNSFVSEGTTGLCTWEAALALADYLLQHANLLAGKHVLELGAGAGLLGILLKHRSLQLQVGQVLLTDGSAPCVQLMRHNIALNFKDVDDVVATPQCAELRWNRVAQFEWSKYAIPDLLLAADVVYDETQFEWLLQALDYIFDLAQNRCQMLLASTVRNVDTLHKFMVKLEEHHYQVTPCANVSACASHFCRDHTAAVQIVCIKR; from the exons ATGGAGGACAGCAACAAGTTTGCCAAACTACATCAGCAGTTTCTCTGCTGTTATCCGATCAACAAAATGGCCTGGTCG ACACTGAAACTGCCAATGGAGCTGGAGGAACAACGTGCTCTAATTGCGGCGACCTGCGGACACGAGTTGAACCAGTTCTTCCCGGTGCGACGCAGCTACCAGGAAGCGTTTGTGaagcggctgctgcagctgctcaagGATCACGAGGATCTGCACGACGACATCTTCGACAGCATGTGCGGTCAGCTGGCGAAAGCGAGTCTAGACGATGCTGTCAGCGATGGCACTTCCAGTTCAACGACCACCTCCAGCTATGCCTACAAACATTATGTGCTGCAGCCGGGACAACACATCACGCTGCGGGAATCCAACAGCTTTGTCAGCGAAGGCACCACGGGACTCTGCACCTGGGAGGCAGCTTTAGCTCTCGCCGATTATCTGCTGCAACATGCCAATCTGTTGGCAGGCAAACACGTGCTGGAGTTGGGCGCTGGCGCTGGATTGTTGGGCATACTGCTGAAGCATCGCTCGCTGCAACTCCAGGTGGGTCAAGTGCTGCTCACCGATGGCAGCGCTCCTTGCGTCCAGCTGATGCGCCACAACATTGCGTTGAATTTTAAGGATGTGGACGATGTGGTCGCTACGCCGCAGTGCGCTGAATTGCGCTGGAATCGCGTGGCACAGTTTGAGTGGTCCAAGTATGCGATACCCGATCTTCTGCTGGCCGCCGATGTCGTCTACGATGAGACGCAGTTCGAGTGGCTGCTGCAGGCGCTGGATTACATCTTTGATCTGGCCCAGAATCGGTGTCAAATGCTGTTGGCCAGCACAGTGCGCAACGTGGACACGCTGCACAAGTTCATGGTGAAGCTGG aGGAGCATCATTATCAGGTGACGCCGTGCGCCAATGTGTCGGCTTGTGCTAGCCACTTTTGTCGGGATCACACGGCTGCTGTGCAAATCGTGTGCATTAAACGTTAG
- the LOC133847338 gene encoding uncharacterized protein LOC133847338 yields MSNLWGKCVIKFFKYAPSYVVCLCFLPAGFIFGYTICAFIAERHLAANLIDYGPLILGASLTLFTALCFLLLKYLKKCIVYWQPLLLIGTGVFNLIASCFYFADGYDHVGAYMSYVAHSLTFVAGYGFLLTISSKDSRALLISGCCSCYLMGMASAVSLIGAAYVQNLEENAGETVTPEQAIDGIYVNFAATYLSISAVMLAIVIGLKVLHVLGTVDTSNSLDNDLRIANANGSIFESRADVIKRLQFFYVTKNQQWHVTFLLLFTEAIQFALFIYLVFWFALNDAVRLNDLAHVDAMFWVIFGGSVLALICLRFVSAKVQFVSTQLLMLLITVLGMIIYGTTGSKVTFWFLLVLFGLAYSSQQIVLLEVTHLRFTECIIFASYTLKLVSTSVVYYYFVANTSNSYFYARDENTLMAQGFVFMIITALVALVVGMKVPRTHRIKLLDIQYEVYGIIFMKHQIEQLNVRWLNDGTIPTISQ; encoded by the exons ATGTCGAATTTATGGGGCAAATGTGTGATCAAGTTCTTTAAATATGCACCCAGCTATGTGG TTTGCTTGTGCTTTCTGCCCGCTGGCTTCATCTTTGGCTACACGATTTGTGCGTTCATCGCTGAGCGACATCTCGCTGCCAATCTCATTGACTATGGACCGTTGATCTTGGGTGCCAGCTTGACTCTGTTCACAGCTCTTTGCTTTCTGCTGCTCAAGTATCTGAAGAAATGCATCGTCTACTGGCAGCCACTGTTGCTCATTGGCACTGGAGTCTTCAATCTGATTGCCAGCTGCTTCTACTTTGCCGATGGATATG ATCACGTGGGCGCCTATATGTCGTATGTGGCGCACAGTCTGACCTTCGTTGCCGGCTATGGATTCCTGCTCACGATCAGCTCAAAGGACAGTCGCGCTCTGCTCATCTccggctgctgcagctgctatCTGATGGGCATGGCCTCGGCTGTGAGTTTGATTGGCGCCGCCTATGTGCAGAATCTGGAGGAGAACGCGGGAGAAACGGTGACGCCGGAGCAGGCCATCGATGGCATCTATGTGAACTTTGCTGCCACATATCTCTCCATCTCGGCCGTGATGCTGGCCATCGTCATTGGCCTCAAAGTGCTGCATGTCCTGGGCACTGTGGACACCAGCAATAGTCTGGACAATGACCTGCGcattgccaatgccaatggcagCATATTTGAGTCGCGTGCCGATGTCATCAAGCGGCTGCAGTTCTTCTACGTGACCAAGAATCAGCAGTGGCACGTCACGTTCCTGCTTCTCTTCACCGAGGCCATTCAATTCGCTCTGTTCATCTATTTGGTCTTCTGGTTTGCGTTGAACGATGCCGTGCGCTTGAATGATTTGGCCCATGTGGATGCCATGTTTTGGGTGATCTTCGGAGGCAGCGTCTTGGCGCTCATTTGTCTGCGCTTCGTCTCCGCCAAGGTGCAATTTGTGAGCACacagctgctgatgctgctgatcACGGTGCTGGGCATGATCATCTATGGGACGACGGGGTCGAAAGTGACATTCTGGTTTCTGCTCGTGCTCTTCGGCCTCGCGTACTCCAGCCAGCAGATTGTGCTGCTCGAGGTGACGCATCTGCGCTTCACGGAGTGCATCATCTTTGCCTCCTACACGCTCAAGTTGGTCAGCACCAGTgttgtgtattattattttgtggcCAACACGAGCAACTCGTATTTCTATGCCCGCGATGAGAACACGCTGATGGCCCAGGGATTTGTGTTCATGATCATCACGGCCCTGGTCGCGTTGGTGGTGGGCATGAAGGTGCCGCGGACGCATCGCATCAAGTTGCTGGACATACAGTATGAGGTGTATGGCATTATCTTCATGAAGCATCAGATTGAGCAGCTAAATGTGCGTTGGCTTAACGATGGCACCATACCGACCATTAGCCAATGA
- the LOC133847339 gene encoding heparan sulfate glucosamine 3-O-sulfotransferase 6, producing MYMSIWCHNLNLSSRSLAIALVACVTLVYFSYSFNACLFASLSRTLQQSNLRNLLTLPQRNDTSSSSSSSSNNADASTTATPSTTNATTTPPTHPAAQPLPSIDGAPKYQMLRQQGLRPSRHLPDTLIIGVKKSGTRALLEFIRLHPDVRAAGSEVHFFDRHYQRGLRWYRHHMPYTIEGQITMEKTPSYFVTKEVPQRVYHMNTATKLLIVVRDPVTRAISDYTQAASKKSDMKRFEQLAFVNGSYAVVDTNWGPVKIGVYARYLERWLHFFPLSQLLFISGERLIMDPAYEIGRVQDFLGLKRVVTEKHFYFNATKGFPCLFKSEARSTPHCLGKTKGRNHPHIDANAIERLREFYRPFNNKFYQLTGINFAWP from the exons ATGTATATGAGCATTTGGTGTCACAATCTGAATCTGAGTAGCCGCAGCCTGGCCATTGCCCTGGTGGCCTGTGTGACGCTCGTCTATTTCTCCTACAGCTTCAATGCCTGCCTCTTTGCCAGTCTCTCGCGCACGTTGCAGCAG AGCAACTTGCGCAATTTGCTGACGCTGCCGCAACGCAATgacacaagcagcagcagcagcagcagcagcaacaacgcaGATGCAAGTACAACGGCAACGCCATCGACAACCAATGCAACAACGACACCACCCACCCACCCGGCTGCTCAGCCGTTGCCCAGCATCGATGGTGCACCCAAATATCAAATGCTGCGCCAACAGGGATTGCGTCCCTCTCGCCATCTGCCCGACACGCTCATCATTGGCGTGAAGAAGAGCGGCACTCGCGCCCTCTTGGAGTTCATCCGCCTGCATCCGGACGTGCGTGCCGCCGGCTCCGAGGTGCACTTCTTTGATCGGCACTATCAGCGCGGGCTGCGTTGGTATCGCCACCACATGCCCTACACCATCGAGGGGCAGATCACGATGGAGAAGACGCCCAGCTACTTTGTGACCAAGGAGGTGCCGCAGCGTGTCTATCACATGAACACGGCCACCAA ACTCCTGATTGTGGTGCGGGATCCGGTGACGCGTGCCATATCCGATTATACGCAGGCGGCCAGCAAGAAGTCGGACATGAAACGCTTCGAGCAGCTGGCCTTTGTTAATGGCAGCTATGCGGTGGTGGACACCAATTGGGGACCGGTTAAGATCGGTGTTTACGCGCGATATTTGGAGCGTTGGCTGCACTTCTTTCCACTGTCGCAGCTGCTCTTCATTAGCGGCGAGCGTTTGATTATGGATCCGGCGTATGAGATTGGACGTGTTCAGGATTTCTTGGGTCTGAAACGTGTCGTCACCGAGAAGCATTTCTATTTCAATGCAACGAAGGGATTTCCGTGCCTCTTCAAATCGGAGGCACGTTCGACGCCGCATTGTTTGGGCAAAACGAAGGGCAGAAATCATCCGCATATCGATGCCAATGCCATTGAGCGTCTGAGAGAATTCTATCGGccatttaataataagttttATCAATTGACTGGCATTAACTTTGCCTGGCCCTAA
- the LOC133847336 gene encoding glutathione hydrolase 1 proenzyme encodes MMLLQWICNRFVSLFGIASLLIAIYYYGQLENRGKRHVARTLPNPEMPLPPSSSQKQHFKQSAICSDNAECSLIARDVVQRGGSAVDAALAALLCNGLLGIQSMGLGGGMLMNIYLHNERRAVSILSREMAPQSRSALDYAKFQNEQQLQQSSWSIAVPTELLGYAVAHERYGRLPWHELVAPTLALCHSGYALYKHQLDALLINDAMIKSDSLLSRMFVNPETGDFWRLGSHIQPPKQLCATYETIASEGPRSFYNGSLMGQVYADLRDINSGITREDLVNAQVQLAESLVVPLDELDLHLVPPPGSGHIVAFIMNILREFRSDFEATGKLGALEIHRIVEAMKFGFVQRWQLDDAANEQLLANLTSPELAARIAQLIDDAETFNSSSHYGASGGLEARDEHGTAHISVLHNGDAVSVTSSINFYFGSGRMGKRSGVLFNNAMSDYSLRHLRNYFDLPFIDGKNAIGVAPRPMSSMCPIIVTERESGKVRLVVGAAGGTKIITALAPLLVRMLWQRADIKSAIDAARFHHQMLPNVLQYEYGMLQADVNSLQAKGHQCERYRHRGSVICGISNGLNDAGIAVNSDYRKLGGVAGI; translated from the exons ATGATGCTCTTGCAATGGATTTGTAATCGTTTTGTATCTTTATTTGGCATCGCCAGCTTGCtgattgcaatttattacTATGGACAGCTCGAGAACCGCG GTAAACGACATGTGGCAAGAACACTGCCAAATCCAGAGATGCCGCTGCCACCATCCAGCTCCCAGAAGCAACATTTCAAACAATCTGCAATTTGCTCAGACAACGCCGAATGCAGCTTGATAGCAAG AGATGTTGTGCAACGTGGTGGCAGCGCGGTGGATGCAGCACTTGCCGCACTGCTATGTAACGGATTGTTGGGCATCCAGAGCATGGGATTGGGAGGCGGCATGTTGATGAACATTTATCTGCACAACGAGCGGCGAGCAGTTAGCATCTTGAGTCGAGAGATGGCGCCACAGTCGCGCAGCGCCTTGGACTATGCGAAATTCCAGAAtgaacagcaactgcaacaatcGAGCTGGTCCATCGCTGTGCCCACCGAGCTCTTGGGCTATGCTGTGGCCCACGAGCGTTACGGTCGCCTGCCGTGGCACGAGTTGGTGGCACCCACATTGGCATTGTGCCACTCCGGCTATGCACTGTACAAACATCAATTGGATGCGCTGCTCATCAATGACGCAATGATCAAATCCGATTCGCTGTTGAGCCGCATGTTTGTGAATCCCGAAACGGGAGATTTTTGGCGTCTCGGCAGCCACATACAACCGCCGAAGCAATTGTGTGCCACATACGAAACCATCGCTAGCGAGGGACCGCGTAGCTTCTACAATGGCTCATTGATGGGGCAAGTTTATGCCGATCTACGGGACATCAACAGCGGAATTACACGCGAGGATCTGGTGAACGCACAAGTGCAGCTGGCAGAGTCGCTAGTTGTGCCACTGGATGAGCTGGACTTGCATTTGGTGCCACCGCCTGGAAGCGGACACATTGTTGCATTCATCATGAACATTTTGCGCGAGTTTCGCAGCGATTTTGAGGCAACGGGCAAATTGGGCGCCCTGGAAATCCATCGCATTGTTGAGGCCATGAAGTTTGGTTTCGTGCAACGCTGGCAACTGGATGATGCAGCTAACGAGCAG CTCCTGGCGAATCTCACCAGTCCCGAATTGGCAGCTCGCATCGCGCAATTGATTGACGATGCAGAAACCTTCAACAGCTCGTCGCATTATGGGGCGAGTGGAGGACTCGAAGCACGCGATGAACACGGCACAGCGCACATCTCGGTGCTGCACAATGGCGACGCTGTGTCCGTGACCAGTTCGATCAACTTTTA TTTCGGCAGCGGAAGGATGGGCAAACGCTCAGGAGTGTTGTTCAATAATGCGATGTCTGACTATTCGTTGCGTCACTTGAGGAACTATTTTGATCTGCCGTTTATCGATGGCAAGAATGCGATTGGTGTCGCCCCACGGCCCATGTCCTCAATGTGCCCCATTATCGTGACCGAACGTGAGAGCGGCAAGGTGCGTTTGGTTGTTGGTGCCGCCGGTGGCACGAAAATCATAACAGCTCTGGCCCCGTTGCTGGTGCGCATGTTGTGGCAACGGGCGGACATTAAGAGTGCCATCGATGCGGCACGTTTCCACCATCAGATGCTGCCCAATGTGCTGCAATATGAGTACGGCATGCTGCAAGCGGATGTCAACAGTCTGCAGGCCAAGGGACATCAATGTGAGCGGTATCGTCATCGTGGTTCGGTCATTTGTGGCATATCAAATGGCTTGAATGATGCTGGCATTGCGGTCAATTCGGATTATCGCAAGTTGGGGGGGGTGGCAGGAATttag